One genomic segment of Hordeum vulgare subsp. vulgare chromosome 2H, MorexV3_pseudomolecules_assembly, whole genome shotgun sequence includes these proteins:
- the LOC123429988 gene encoding uncharacterized protein LOC123429988 isoform X1 gives MKFMNEDIPPSVPRCIDEETHKMSNMGRAGVNWNADNIQWINQWNNEALQNIVPQQGPYDATTTQAYYNWYRMSTRTRLTSEPPTMPTYPTHMEQLQRWIDTSSAYYRDSTIDICTEVQAMAREGMRAQGIDPKGRAFFKRISEFITTRIMRWGTENDVATRVYNIPEPRSARPSAAPSSSMRWGEGPSTTPTVPRHGSSLPLHGQTSQVHAPDLGSTLEQTHFMEQDAYTAYGTHTQGSQPYPPTQGIRMPEGTRWRETSEAAQSYNSGQEINGPSWGDEETHRGVHKEILTETHATQCTLPGMLNDFLGGTLLVHLISILSHSHSPTILNHHLNIDFRLHHLCMSHRHRNTRDSTAVVFVNTDPLIACHPPVVGKGQLVVVA, from the exons ATGAAATTTATGAACGAAGATATTCCACCatcggtaccaagatgtatcgacgaagaaactcataa GATGAGCAATATGGGCAGAGCTGGTGTCAATTGGAATGCAGATAACATTCAATGGATAAACCAGTGGAATAATGAAGCTCTACAAAATATAGTGCCTCAGCAAGG ACCGTACGATGCAACTACGACACAAGCGTACTATAATTGGTATCGCATGAGCACGCGTACTAGACTGACGAGTGAACCACCTACGATGCCAACATATCCCACACATATGGAACAGTTGCAGAGATGGATAGACACATCATCAGCTTACTATCGTGACTCCACG ATTGATATTTGCACCGAAGTACAAGCGATGGCGAGGGAAGGAATGCGAGCCCAAGGAATTGATCCTAAAGGCAGGGCCTTCTTTAAAAGAATTAGCGAATTCATCACCACAAGGATTATGAGATGGGGTACAGAGAACGACGTTGCCACTCGAGTGTACAATATTCCGGAACCGAGGTCAGCTAGACCGAGTGCGGCGCCGTCGTCGTCCATGCGGTGGGGAGAGGGTCCTAGTACTACACCGACAGTTCCACGACATGGCTCGTCTCTACCACTACATGGGCAGACATCCCAGGTACATGCTCCAGATTTAGGTTCGACGCTCGAACAGACTCATTTCATGGAGCAGGATGCATATACAGCATATGGCACACACACTCAAGGATCTCAGCCATATCCGCCGACGCAAGGGATTAGGATGCCCGAGGGGACTCGTTGGCGTGAGACAAGCGAGGCAGCACAAAGCTACAACAGCGGTCAG GAAATTAATGGTCCATCATGGGGAGATGAAGAAACCCATCGTGGCGTACACAAAGAAATACTCACAGAAACCCATGCTACTCAATGCACGCTCCCAGGAATGCTAAATGATTTTTTGGGGGGGACGTTATTGGTCCATCTTATATCAATTCTAAGTCACAGCCATTCACCTACAATTTTGAATCATCATCTCAATATAGATTTCAGACTCCACCACCTATGCATGAGTCACAGACACAGGAACACGAGGGACAGTACAGCCGTGGTCTTCGTGAACACAGACCCCCTGATCGCTTGTCACCCTCCGGTCGTCGGGAAAGGCCAGCTGGTTGTCGTCGCATAG
- the LOC123429988 gene encoding uncharacterized protein LOC123429988 isoform X2 gives MSNMGRAGVNWNADNIQWINQWNNEALQNIVPQQGPYDATTTQAYYNWYRMSTRTRLTSEPPTMPTYPTHMEQLQRWIDTSSAYYRDSTIDICTEVQAMAREGMRAQGIDPKGRAFFKRISEFITTRIMRWGTENDVATRVYNIPEPRSARPSAAPSSSMRWGEGPSTTPTVPRHGSSLPLHGQTSQVHAPDLGSTLEQTHFMEQDAYTAYGTHTQGSQPYPPTQGIRMPEGTRWRETSEAAQSYNSGQEINGPSWGDEETHRGVHKEILTETHATQCTLPGMLNDFLGGTLLVHLISILSHSHSPTILNHHLNIDFRLHHLCMSHRHRNTRDSTAVVFVNTDPLIACHPPVVGKGQLVVVA, from the exons ATGAGCAATATGGGCAGAGCTGGTGTCAATTGGAATGCAGATAACATTCAATGGATAAACCAGTGGAATAATGAAGCTCTACAAAATATAGTGCCTCAGCAAGG ACCGTACGATGCAACTACGACACAAGCGTACTATAATTGGTATCGCATGAGCACGCGTACTAGACTGACGAGTGAACCACCTACGATGCCAACATATCCCACACATATGGAACAGTTGCAGAGATGGATAGACACATCATCAGCTTACTATCGTGACTCCACG ATTGATATTTGCACCGAAGTACAAGCGATGGCGAGGGAAGGAATGCGAGCCCAAGGAATTGATCCTAAAGGCAGGGCCTTCTTTAAAAGAATTAGCGAATTCATCACCACAAGGATTATGAGATGGGGTACAGAGAACGACGTTGCCACTCGAGTGTACAATATTCCGGAACCGAGGTCAGCTAGACCGAGTGCGGCGCCGTCGTCGTCCATGCGGTGGGGAGAGGGTCCTAGTACTACACCGACAGTTCCACGACATGGCTCGTCTCTACCACTACATGGGCAGACATCCCAGGTACATGCTCCAGATTTAGGTTCGACGCTCGAACAGACTCATTTCATGGAGCAGGATGCATATACAGCATATGGCACACACACTCAAGGATCTCAGCCATATCCGCCGACGCAAGGGATTAGGATGCCCGAGGGGACTCGTTGGCGTGAGACAAGCGAGGCAGCACAAAGCTACAACAGCGGTCAG GAAATTAATGGTCCATCATGGGGAGATGAAGAAACCCATCGTGGCGTACACAAAGAAATACTCACAGAAACCCATGCTACTCAATGCACGCTCCCAGGAATGCTAAATGATTTTTTGGGGGGGACGTTATTGGTCCATCTTATATCAATTCTAAGTCACAGCCATTCACCTACAATTTTGAATCATCATCTCAATATAGATTTCAGACTCCACCACCTATGCATGAGTCACAGACACAGGAACACGAGGGACAGTACAGCCGTGGTCTTCGTGAACACAGACCCCCTGATCGCTTGTCACCCTCCGGTCGTCGGGAAAGGCCAGCTGGTTGTCGTCGCATAG